One stretch of Rosistilla oblonga DNA includes these proteins:
- a CDS encoding methyl-accepting chemotaxis protein — protein MLLGLGAVFLWIFNSRVKTTAHNEMLTQASRIVDTAESVRQGMEDKWKSGVFSQEMLAEFAEKGETDKVLDTVPIVTAWTAVMRRAKEGGYEFKTPKFNPRNPSNEPDAIESEALNLFAADPKRTFYSVIDKEKNAVRYFRPIRLTSECMLCHGDPKTSKELWNNDEGLDPTGYHMENLAVGDLHGAYEVTQSLDASNAAAKAAVFNGAMVIACALGVCCAILAWLLNYSLIKPLLKCTDAFARLVSGDLRTKLDVTSEDEVGRLQAGVNALTERMRGMILKMQHTSQELNEVSGGLSETAVRVEGAASNTSLRSNTVAAAAEQMNVAMQSMGQSLRQVGTSVQSVTTATSRISANAESVAKNSTEAVTITKQASSLAADGSERIRELGIATAGVGKIVDLIEDIAGQTNLLALNATIESSRAGEAGRGFAVVATEVQQLARRTSDATTGIRDEIESIQRIAERVVASIKSIEEVSQLVTNKADEISMSAAEQEQAIQTVVGQLSEIANNTEAVSAGVEQSVSAAQEVAEKIAEVSTIATETSREVNATKQAGGEIQRVGGEFNQLLTEFSV, from the coding sequence ATGTTGCTGGGTCTGGGAGCGGTCTTTTTGTGGATCTTCAACTCCCGAGTCAAGACAACTGCGCACAACGAGATGCTGACTCAAGCGAGTCGCATCGTCGACACCGCGGAATCGGTTCGACAAGGGATGGAAGACAAATGGAAATCGGGCGTCTTCTCTCAGGAAATGCTCGCCGAATTTGCTGAAAAAGGAGAGACCGACAAGGTCCTCGACACCGTCCCGATCGTCACCGCTTGGACCGCCGTCATGCGTCGCGCCAAAGAGGGTGGTTACGAATTCAAGACACCGAAGTTCAATCCGCGAAATCCCTCGAACGAACCCGATGCCATCGAGAGCGAAGCACTTAACCTGTTTGCCGCGGACCCCAAACGAACCTTCTATTCGGTCATCGACAAAGAGAAAAATGCGGTTCGCTACTTCCGCCCAATTCGCTTGACCAGCGAATGCATGCTCTGTCACGGCGATCCAAAGACCAGCAAGGAACTGTGGAACAACGACGAAGGGCTCGACCCCACCGGTTACCACATGGAGAATCTTGCCGTCGGCGATCTCCACGGTGCCTATGAGGTGACTCAGTCGCTGGACGCCTCCAACGCCGCCGCCAAGGCAGCGGTCTTTAATGGAGCGATGGTCATCGCATGTGCACTTGGCGTCTGCTGTGCGATCCTCGCCTGGCTGCTGAACTACTCGCTGATCAAACCGTTGCTGAAATGCACCGATGCGTTCGCGCGACTGGTATCGGGAGACTTGCGAACCAAGCTGGATGTGACCAGCGAAGACGAAGTCGGCCGTTTGCAAGCGGGAGTCAACGCGTTGACCGAACGGATGCGAGGCATGATTCTCAAGATGCAGCACACGTCGCAAGAGCTGAACGAAGTCTCCGGCGGACTCAGCGAAACCGCGGTCCGCGTGGAAGGAGCCGCTTCGAACACCAGCCTGCGCAGCAACACGGTGGCCGCCGCTGCCGAACAGATGAACGTCGCGATGCAAAGCATGGGACAATCGCTGCGACAGGTCGGAACCAGCGTGCAAAGCGTCACCACGGCGACATCGCGAATCAGCGCCAACGCCGAAAGTGTCGCCAAGAATTCGACCGAAGCGGTCACGATCACTAAACAGGCCTCTTCGCTAGCAGCCGATGGCAGCGAGCGAATTCGCGAACTTGGAATCGCAACGGCTGGTGTTGGCAAGATCGTCGACTTGATCGAAGACATCGCAGGCCAGACAAACCTGCTGGCTCTCAATGCGACGATTGAATCGAGTCGAGCGGGAGAAGCGGGGCGAGGATTTGCAGTCGTCGCGACCGAGGTCCAACAACTGGCTCGCCGCACTTCCGATGCGACGACTGGCATTCGCGACGAGATCGAATCGATTCAACGAATTGCAGAACGCGTCGTCGCTTCGATCAAATCGATCGAAGAGGTCTCGCAACTGGTCACCAACAAAGCGGACGAGATTTCGATGTCGGCCGCCGAACAGGAGCAGGCGATTCAAACGGTCGTGGGACAATTGAGCGAAATCGCCAACAACACCGAAGCGGTTTCCGCGGGTGTTGAACAAAGCGTTTCCGCCGCCCAAGAAGTGGCCGAAAAGATCGCCGAGGTCAGCACGATTGCGACCGAAACCAGCCGTGAAGTGAACGCGACCAAACAAGCCGGAGGAGAAATCCAACGGGTTGGTGGCGAGTTCAATCAACTGCTGACCGAATTCTCGGTCTAA